The Engystomops pustulosus chromosome 9, aEngPut4.maternal, whole genome shotgun sequence genome includes a window with the following:
- the LOC140076433 gene encoding olfactory receptor 5V1-like, which yields MDAANHSALTFFIIKGISDVPKIQILIFFLVLLIYLLTIGGNMTILLLVCSDPHLHTPMYFFLCNLSILDMSSSTVTLHKLLISFISGDRTVSLQSCFAQMFVFTSLVCNELLILTAMSYDRYVAICNPLRYTTIMTRCVCSSLAVVCWVLGFLESVPHIILISRFTCYKSKEINHFFCDIIPVVKLSCNDTSLSDFLIFICGLFLATFPFLLTFIPYIFIIRTIMSIQSTSGKSKAFYTCSSHLTVVILLYLTLVCQYLRPVSMNSLESNKLFSLFNTAAVPMLNPLIYSLKNKDVKAALKHRWFQR from the coding sequence ATGGATGCAGCAAACCATTCAGCTTTGACCTTCTTCATTATTAAGGGCATTTCTGATGTTCCAAAGATACAAATTCTAATCTTTTTCTTGGTTCTCCTTATTTATCTCCTTACTATTGGTGGTAATATGACCATCCTCTTACTGGTGTGTTCGGACCCTCACCTCCatactcccatgtacttcttcctatGTAACCTGTCCATCCTGGACATGTCCTCCAGCACCGTTACCCTTCATAAACTCCTTATTAGTTTTATATCTGGTGACAGGACGGTTTCTTTACAGTCGTGTTTCGCTCAGATGTTTGTCTTCACGTCTCTGGTGTGCAATGAATTGCTGATACTGACGGCCATGAGCTATGACCGGTATGTTGCAATCTGTAACCCATTACGTTATACCACGATCATGACTCGATGTGTATGCTCCTCGCTGGCCGTCGTCTGCTGGGTTTTGGGCTTTTTAGAATCTGTTCCTCATATTATTTTAATATCTAGATTCACTTGTTATAAATCTAAAGAGATAAATCACTTCTTCTGTGACATTATCCCTGTAGTAAAGCTTTCCTGTAATGATACGTCCCTGTCTGACTTTTTGATTTTTATCTGTGGACTCTTCCTCGCAACCTTCCCCTTTCTTCTCACTTTCATCCCATATATTTTTATTATCCGTACTATAATGAGCATCCAGTCTACCAGCGGGAAGAGTAAAGCCTTCTACACATGTTCTTCTCACCTAACCGTGGTCATCCTCCTCTACTTGACACTTGTCTGCCAGTACCTTAGACCCGTTTCAATGAACTCTTTGGAATCCAACAAGCTTTTCTCTTTGTTCAATACAGCGGCAGTTCCCATGCTTAACCCATTAATCTACAGCCTGAAAAATAAAGACGTAAAGGCTGCCCTGAAACACAGATGGTTTCAAAGATAA